The genomic region AGGTTTTAATATATACATAGTTTGATGGCTTTTAACAAACCAAAGAGCTCTGCAGTATAGATGCTGGAATTCATAGAAAGATGTAGGAGCATAACAAGGCGATGAAAAATTCCATCAATATTCTTTTGAAGTAGAAACTTGAATCTTAATGTTGGcttaattgagatgtgtcactTTCCCAGTCTGACGCCTCACTGCCAAcataactattaatttttttaaaaatgaataaccattttcaatttcgttgcaaaacgaaaatacagccgaaccatattctagtccaatcagagagttaCCAATCAGAGAGGTAGACCGGTAGAGAaactctaccggtttcgaaacttattagtctctcatcaggaggcacatatgctgctctccctgatccaaccaaaacaaactccagggtgcagtcccgaattgcaacgaccgaaatggcatagatgccctagcggcaactgctagcaaaaagactaagttttcactctaatggcacatagaacatcccaccagaatgaaaacaatgggaaccttctctggttacacctccgaggcttctacaatttgcaagccatacggatgctgagactaaggaagatgagggaattctacaatttacaattcacgtcccatctgctcagcgcggtaaagttccaacgagaatggttcccttcatactccacacagagtgaatgtaaatcaaaaatgaataaccattttcaatttcgttgcaaaacgaaaatacagccgaaccatattctagtccaatcagagagtgccgcaagcacctctaccggtttcgaaacttattagtctctcatcaggaggcacatatgctgctcaccctgatccaaccaaaacaaactccagggtgcagtcccgaattgcaacgaacgaaatggcatagatgccctagcggcaactgctagcaaaaagactaagttttcactctaatggcacatagaacatcccaccagaatgaaaacaatgggaaccttctctggttacacctccgaggcttctacaatttgcaagccatacggattgCATtcaataagtttcgaaaccggtagaggtgcttgcggcactctctgattggactagaatatggttcggctgtattttcgttttgcaacgaaattgaaaatggttattcatttttgatttacatttactctgtgtggagtatgaagggaaccattctcgttggaactttaccgcgctgagcagatgggacgtgaattgtaaattgtagaattccctcatcttccttagtctcagcatccgtatggcttgcaaattgtagaagcctcggaggtgtaaccagagaaggttcccattgttttcattctggtgggatgttctatgtgccattagagtgaaaacttagtctttttgctagcagttgccgttagggcatctatgccatttcgttcgttgcaattcgggactgcacccTGGAGTTGGTTCCCATTGTTCCCATTggaggttcccattgttttcattctggtgggatgttctatgtgccattagagtgaaaacttagtctttttattaatttttttctttatggaCGTGAATTTTCGTTTTGtggatctttcctttaaatgggggtaaactagactgagcatatgggacaaagctgataggtctgtgatatattcttgaattgtggttatagaatctgttgatcccgtgatattcattaggagcatgttaagttgatcaaagtttagagggaaaggtagaggatgattttctatgaagtttttagcagggtcaagtaagagagaaaatgagctttcagaagtgcttgctgaactaattttagcttttttagattttgcttggactttaggtggtggaaaaatgttacattcttttgaagatggatctgcttcaggtgaaataatttcatcaaagttacgttttggttgattaattatgtgactatccttatttgatgcatcttctttgttcggtatctccgggacattggaaatagacatttgttcacactgagaagggtttgtatcattgggtgcttgcaaagatatatttgttgcgctggataccgatgcttcattgttttggttggGGTTTAGTTGAGCTAGTGGTTCGGAGCACTGTGATGAAATGTGACCTGGCTTCTTGCATCTAAAGCAAACTAAACTGTCTTAAGAGATGAATATTCTATATAtcgtgttgtcaaaaacaagagtaaataactctggtagtgttagactgtgaggactgatatagatttgtcttcgaaaactaaggatgtgatgaactcaggcatagaagcactaattttgaggaatgtcatgggggagacaggaactatgccgattttttgtaactcattgattagcTAGTCGTGAGGTATTGAAGGACATACGCCGGAGAGCACAAGTCGTTCCGCTGGTGCAACTAACCTTCTTGCTCtgacaatttcaccttgtatttatatttgaccatgattattcataaaagcatccactatttgtttattggataaatacatacatatgcgattattagataatctagaagagaagattatatttttcggttgaattatatttccaagtgggagaaggtagtcttaaagtttggtgttttctaaggcactaaagataattgcttgggactttaaaggaaattgcactctcgacgctgccaaagagtatgactgacgtttatttgactttgatggtcttgtattgtagaactgttgtgggattccatgtttgaattcatttcgataaacgttaagtgaaaagtaagtccgaccctgtacacctgctaaaacaggtatatcggtctttactaaaagcggttattttgctggtaaaactggatttgtatattgacaacaataacaaagaattgcaatttgctgactttaatgctaattttactggatattatgtaaagagtttgtacacttacagtttatttcaatatatcactgagattcacaatttataacttatataaaactttgttaatattaaaaatattcggagcccacattgaatacaacattatAGTTATCGATACAGAATCGGTCTCCCTTAAATCTTTGTTGATATGCTCTCTTGCTAACACTAATCTAATAtctaatttttgtttgttttaggtgaaatttgttttaagcagtctAGAGAAGTACATAATTTGAAAACagatatgagagtgcatactcgggaaaaaccttataagtgtgaaatttgttttaagcagttttcccGAAAAATTCATTTGAATACGCATTTGTGTGTGCGCACTGAGAAAACACCTcttaagtgtgaaatttgttttaagcagttcacTACATCAGgaaatttgaaaagacatttgagggttcacactggagaaacactttacaagtgtgaaatttgttttaagcagtttattcGAGAATATTCTTTGGAGACACATCTGAGAGTACACACTGAAGAAAATCCATACAAGTGCAAattttgttttaagcaatttagtgatgCAGGAACTTGGAAGAAGCATTTAAGGGTACATACTGGAAAAAAggcttacaagtgtgaaatttgttctaggCAATTTACTCAAGTAGGAACTTTCAACGttcatttgagaatacacactggcgaaaagccttacaagtgtaaaatttgttctAAGCGATTTAATCGAAATTCCAATTTGAAACTACATTTAAGGGTACACACTGgtgaaaagccttacaagtgtgaaacttgttttaAGCAGTTCAGTGGCGCACCAACTTTGATAAggcatttaaggatacacactggagaaaagccttataagtgtgaaatttgttccaAGCAATTTAGTGCAGTTGGAAATTTGAAAGAGCATTTAAAGGTACACACTGGAGAGAAGCCtttcaagtgtgaaatttgttttaagcgatTTAGGCAATATGTAGCTTTGAAAGATCATTTAAAGCTCCACACTGGGGagaagccttacaagtgtgacatTTGTTCTAGGCGATTTAGACAATATGGAACTTTGAAAGAGCATTTAGAGGTACATACTGGAAAGAAACTGcataagtgcgaaatttgttctaagcaatttactCAAGCAGGTACTTTGAGAAAGCATTTACGGATACACggtggagaaaagccttataagtgtgaagtttgttttaagcagttttacacagcaaatattttgaaaatacatttgaggatgcacactggtgaaaaaccatacaagtgtgaaatttgttttaagcagttttacACAGCAACTcttttgaaaatacatttgagagtgcacactggggaaaaaccttacaagtgtgaaaggTGTTTAAGGCAATTTAGAAATGCAGGAACTTTGAGAACACATTTAacaatacacactggagaaaaaccattccagtgtgaaatttgttttaagcagtttagtgaagcaggctctctgaaaacacatttgagagtgcacactggggaaaaaccttacaagtgtgaaagtTGTTTAAGGCAATTTAGTGATGCAGGAACTTTGAGAGCACATTTAAcgatacacactggagaaaagcctcacgagtgtgaaatttgttctaagcaatttagaCAGTATGGAAATTTGAAAGCAcatttaaggatacacactggggaaaagccttacaagtgtgaaatttgtttcaagcagtttAGTACTCGAAGCATtttgagaaggcatttgatagtgcacactggagaaaagcctcacaagtgtgaaatttgttttaagcgttTTAGTGAAGAAAGTAgtttgaaaaggcatttaaggatacacactggagaaaagccttataagtgcgaaatttgttctaagcaatttagtgaagctgGAGCTTTGAGACTGCATTTAAGGTTACACACTTTAGGAAAGCCtacgtgtgaaatttgttctaagcaatttactCGAGTAGGAGGTTTGAAAGAGCATTTAAAGCTACACACTGGAGagaagccttacaagtgtgaaatttgttttaggcAATTTGCAGTTTCAAGcactttgaaaacacatttgagagtacatactggtgaaaaaccttacaagtgtgaggtttgttttaagcagttcacTACAACAAGTGCTTTGAAgcaacatttgagagtgcacactggagacaaaccttacaagtgtgaaatttgttctaagcgaTTTAATGCCAGAGGTAGTTTGATAAGCCATTtgaaaattcacactggtgaaaagccttacaagtgtgaaatttgttctaagcaatttcgtgaagcaagtaatttgaaaacacatttgagagttcaCACTGAAGAGATACCTTAAAAGTGGAATAAGTAGtttgaattaaaaactatgttctaatatgcaagtccatccttctaatgaaaaggATCTCGAATTACGGGTCATCGGATATGCGGATATccttctcaaattacggatatccaacataattttcatttattaaacgcttttctttagttcaatcgtttgggtcaaatctttagacgttaatttgactgccttttcttccatgcaaatgtatgaaaatttgcagacatatgcattcgcgggaacaatacacgaatagtcaataaaaaaattgtatgtttattaataattgtttaaataaaaaaacgattttaatggaaaatgcctaaattctcttgttttttacaatgaagaaacttgaaacttttacaaattgtagctaattatatgaactaaacataatttcactttttacgttaattattttcgttatgttttttaaataaacagtaaagtttcaaattttttgctgattccgactacttttcatgtttgtacatatgttttatacatatattttaataaacatgacgatatattttaatgtttgaaaagtgtaagaccaaaaagtaaaaaatatgaaaagaaaatttaagacgcttttctttagttatgataactaaaattaaaaatataaaaaaatcaactaaaaggcaaaaaaaatcagacttgaaggattattcgaaaatagctgttcgaaaaaaaaatggaataacaactatacctttatagttcacaatatttaaattagaaggatataattacacattaaaacattttttattttaattttaaacaacttttcatacttttatattataaatttaaatacgtaaataaacaaagttttcgttatgacaactttgctttttcaaattttcagcttgtttaaaaCTAAACTCGATACTTgttcatccattttttttgtaCATGTATTAAAACCGATTATAATAATTTTtctttacgccagtcaatgggagcaagaataggatattacctccgaattctatcctactgcatggattttaatgacattttgagaatagcctctacttatctcctaattcaaagtccaCCCTATGCTGAtgcccagatagcacaagtacgttttatggacgtccaatggacgtacatctgtgtacattggaacgtccaatggacgtcccgctaagatacaatggacatccgatggacgtccaacgaacgtccagagttcacaaaattggacgtcca from Diabrotica virgifera virgifera chromosome 3, PGI_DIABVI_V3a harbors:
- the LOC126882255 gene encoding zinc finger protein 91-like, with the translated sequence MFMYVFDLSFDVKSIIKIKLHKIKFHQMEVKQEISEETCKVEIEYNDLDKTFLDDYKCGVTEESNPENTDGMVDCLSAELPIKTEIKQGGNKLTCFKAKETTNEGEICFKQSREVHNLKTDMRVHTREKPYKCEICFKQFSRKIHLNTHLCVRTEKTPLKCEICFKQFTTSGNLKRHLRVHTGETLYKCEICFKQFIREYSLETHLRVHTEENPYKCKFCFKQFSDAGTWKKHLRVHTGKKAYKCEICSRQFTQVGTFNVHLRIHTGEKPYKCKICSKRFNRNSNLKLHLRVHTGEKPYKCETCFKQFSGAPTLIRHLRIHTGEKPYKCEICSKQFSAVGNLKEHLKVHTGEKPFKCEICFKRFRQYVALKDHLKLHTGEKPYKCDICSRRFRQYGTLKEHLEVHTGKKLHKCEICSKQFTQAGTLRKHLRIHGGEKPYKCEVCFKQFYTANILKIHLRMHTGEKPYKCEICFKQFYTATLLKIHLRVHTGEKPYKCERCLRQFRNAGTLRTHLTIHTGEKPFQCEICFKQFSEAGSLKTHLRVHTGEKPYKCESCLRQFSDAGTLRAHLTIHTGEKPHECEICSKQFRQYGNLKAHLRIHTGEKPYKCEICFKQFSTRSILRRHLIVHTGEKPHKCEICFKRFSEESSLKRHLRIHTGEKPYKCEICSKQFSEAGALRLHLRLHTLGKPTCEICSKQFTRVGGLKEHLKLHTGEKPYKCEICFRQFAVSSTLKTHLRVHTGEKPYKCEVCFKQFTTTSALKQHLRVHTGDKPYKCEICSKRFNARGSLISHLKIHTGEKPYKCEICSKQFREASNLKTHLRVHTEEIP